The following coding sequences are from one bacterium window:
- a CDS encoding PilZ domain-containing protein — translation MHTKKEGFPKERRRSARHYYTNPVSLAVLGDSHNPPNDIKHSIDAIDISDSGMRINISRTALRKGAMIKMQIPMPDAYVRIPVLAEVIWLKEKKPEIYQVGLKFLLE, via the coding sequence ATGCATACAAAAAAGGAAGGCTTTCCCAAAGAAAGAAGGCGGTCCGCTCGTCATTATTATACCAATCCCGTCAGCTTAGCAGTCTTGGGAGATTCCCATAACCCACCAAATGATATTAAACATTCTATAGATGCGATAGATATTAGTGATAGCGGAATGAGGATAAATATATCTAGAACAGCTTTAAGAAAGGGAGCGATGATTAAAATGCAGATTCCTATGCCCGATGCTTATGTAAGGATACCAGTTCTAGCTGAGGTAATTTGGTTAAAAGAGAAAAAGCCTGAAATCTACCAAGTTGGGCTTAAGTTTTTATTAGAATAA
- a CDS encoding LuxR C-terminal-related transcriptional regulator yields MKNVVTDINDPCFIHQNAFLIYRPKSNKKCEEVFYNHEALQILSRAIQSFGEKKQFHDGLLFLCGQWKRMINKGLTKTEQGNTPVYILDTLKSDRRFYLVKGLSLSNHKSSQEEDNRFIFILERMNVDKLNLSLISRQFSLNQREQDIVRLLIEERGNKEIAQILGLSLNTIKSYLKILMRKLSVTSRAGIIACLLTKK; encoded by the coding sequence ATGAAGAATGTTGTTACTGATATAAACGATCCTTGTTTTATACATCAGAATGCATTTCTAATATATAGACCAAAAAGCAATAAGAAATGCGAGGAAGTTTTTTATAATCACGAAGCCTTACAAATTCTTTCCCGGGCAATACAATCATTTGGAGAGAAAAAACAATTTCATGATGGACTGCTTTTTTTGTGTGGTCAATGGAAACGGATGATTAATAAAGGTCTTACTAAAACAGAACAAGGCAATACGCCTGTTTATATCCTTGATACCTTGAAAAGTGACCGCAGGTTTTATCTTGTTAAGGGGCTGAGTCTTTCAAATCATAAATCTTCCCAAGAAGAAGACAACCGTTTCATATTCATACTTGAAAGAATGAATGTTGACAAGTTAAATCTTTCTCTTATTTCACGGCAATTCAGTTTGAATCAGAGAGAACAAGATATTGTCCGGTTATTAATTGAAGAGCGAGGCAATAAGGAGATTGCTCAAATCCTCGGATTGAGCCTGAATACAATTAAAAGCTACTTAAAAATACTCATGCGGAAACTAAGTGTAACCAGCAGAGCAGGCATTATCGCCTGTCTTTTAACAAAAAAATAA